From the genome of Bradyrhizobium elkanii USDA 76, one region includes:
- a CDS encoding MFS transporter produces the protein MFIPDSRRAWLRLVVAVVIGSLGSVGMWSVVVALPVVQTDFGATRGTASLAFTMVMLGFGLGQVVTGKISDRYGIVAAIGAGIGILGLGYVGAGYAPSIWAFILLHFAIGLSSAATFGPLMAEASHWFERYRGLAVAIAASGNYVGGTVWPPLVNFGMQSVGWRTTHIAIGIFTAIAMLLALMVLRVLMGAATRRSHGNAAPPRVDLKLSTNALTAILSLASISCCVAMSMPQVHIVAYCGDLGYGVARGAEMLSLMLGFGIISRIGSGFLADRIGGIRTLLIGSIAQGAALLFYLFFDSLTSLYIISAMFGLFQGGIVPSYAIIVREAMPASEAATRIGIVIFASVFGMSFGGWISGVIFDATGSYAAAFANGLAWNLLNVSIILLLMMRVRQRVALA, from the coding sequence ATGTTCATTCCCGACTCGCGCCGGGCATGGCTGCGCCTTGTCGTGGCCGTGGTGATCGGCTCGCTCGGCAGCGTTGGCATGTGGTCGGTCGTGGTGGCGCTGCCCGTGGTGCAGACCGACTTCGGCGCGACCCGCGGGACGGCCTCGCTCGCCTTTACCATGGTGATGCTCGGCTTCGGCCTCGGCCAGGTCGTGACCGGGAAGATCAGCGACCGCTACGGCATCGTCGCGGCGATCGGCGCCGGGATCGGCATCCTCGGCCTCGGCTATGTCGGCGCCGGCTACGCGCCGTCGATCTGGGCCTTCATCCTGCTGCATTTTGCCATCGGCCTGTCGTCGGCCGCGACCTTCGGCCCGTTGATGGCGGAGGCGTCGCACTGGTTCGAGCGCTACCGCGGCCTCGCGGTCGCGATCGCCGCGAGCGGCAATTACGTCGGTGGTACGGTGTGGCCGCCGCTGGTCAATTTCGGCATGCAGAGTGTCGGCTGGCGCACCACCCATATTGCAATCGGCATCTTCACCGCGATCGCGATGCTGCTCGCACTCATGGTGCTGCGCGTGTTGATGGGCGCAGCGACCAGGCGCAGCCATGGCAACGCGGCACCGCCCCGGGTCGACCTCAAGCTTTCCACCAACGCGCTGACCGCGATCCTGTCGCTCGCGTCGATTTCCTGCTGCGTGGCGATGTCGATGCCGCAGGTCCATATCGTCGCCTATTGCGGCGATCTCGGCTACGGCGTGGCGCGCGGCGCCGAGATGCTGTCGCTGATGCTCGGCTTCGGCATCATCAGCCGGATCGGCTCCGGCTTCCTCGCCGACCGGATCGGCGGTATCCGCACCCTGCTGATCGGCTCGATCGCGCAAGGCGCGGCGCTGTTGTTCTATCTGTTCTTCGACAGCCTGACCTCGCTCTACATCATCTCGGCGATGTTCGGCCTGTTCCAGGGCGGCATCGTGCCGAGCTACGCGATCATCGTGCGTGAGGCGATGCCGGCGTCGGAGGCCGCGACGCGGATCGGCATCGTGATTTTCGCCTCGGTGTTCGGCATGTCCTTTGGCGGCTGGATCTCGGGCGTGATCTTCGACGCCACCGGCTCCTATGCCGCCGCCTTCGCCAACGGCCTCGCCTGGAACCTGCTCAATGTCAGCATCATCCTGCTGCTCATGATGCGGGTGCGGCAGCGGGTGGCGCTGGCATGA
- a CDS encoding cupin domain-containing protein, giving the protein MSVDIGGRLRFIRARHKLSQRELAKRSGVTNSTISLIESNQMNPSVGALKRILDGIPMGLAEFFAIEPERPRKAFYRADELTEIGKKPISYLQIGDSLFGRALQILKERYEPGSDTGRVPLVHEGEEGGIVVSGRLEVTVDDERRVLNAGDAYYFESRRPHRFRCIGAKPCEVISACTPPTF; this is encoded by the coding sequence ATGAGCGTCGACATCGGCGGTCGGCTTCGATTCATCCGCGCGCGGCACAAGCTGTCGCAGCGCGAACTCGCCAAACGCTCCGGCGTGACCAATTCGACGATTTCGCTGATCGAATCCAACCAGATGAACCCGTCGGTCGGCGCCCTCAAGCGCATCCTCGACGGGATTCCGATGGGGCTCGCCGAATTCTTCGCAATCGAGCCGGAGCGGCCGCGCAAGGCGTTCTATCGCGCCGACGAGCTGACCGAGATCGGCAAGAAGCCGATCTCCTACCTGCAGATCGGCGACAGTCTGTTCGGCCGGGCGTTGCAGATCCTGAAAGAGCGCTACGAGCCCGGCAGCGACACCGGCCGGGTGCCGCTGGTGCATGAGGGCGAGGAAGGCGGCATCGTGGTCTCGGGCCGGCTCGAGGTCACGGTCGACGACGAGCGGCGGGTGCTCAACGCCGGCGACGCCTATTACTTCGAAAGCCGCCGTCCGCACCGCTTCCGCTGCATCGGCGCCAAGCCGTGCGAGGTGATCTCGGCCTGCACGCCGCCGACATTTTGA
- a CDS encoding DUF4864 domain-containing protein, protein MRAIAFIAAILFALASPAAADDVGAAQAVIRAQEQAFGRDDAAAAYSHAAPAIRQIFPQADIFMSMVQNQYAPVYRHRSFEFGEARSDGDRIAQRVHIVDAKGEAWEALYTLERQADGSLKITGCSLLKAGQSV, encoded by the coding sequence ATGCGCGCGATCGCCTTCATTGCCGCCATCCTGTTCGCCCTCGCCTCGCCGGCAGCGGCCGATGACGTCGGCGCCGCGCAGGCCGTGATCCGCGCGCAGGAGCAGGCGTTCGGCCGCGACGACGCCGCGGCGGCCTATTCCCATGCCGCGCCCGCGATCCGGCAGATCTTTCCGCAAGCCGACATCTTCATGTCGATGGTGCAGAACCAATATGCGCCGGTCTATCGGCACAGAAGCTTCGAGTTCGGCGAGGCGCGCAGCGACGGCGACCGGATCGCGCAGCGCGTCCATATCGTCGACGCCAAGGGCGAAGCGTGGGAGGCACTCTACACGCTGGAGCGGCAGGCCGACGGCAGCCTGAAGATCACCGGCTGCTCGTTGCTCAAGGCCGGCCAGTCGGTGTGA